A region of Nostoc sp. 'Peltigera membranacea cyanobiont' N6 DNA encodes the following proteins:
- a CDS encoding AAA family ATPase gives MSIDLREFYQATDPSRTLFVNNSSDGKYYIDFSSVRGGDILGKLKQKITFFKPNEPTCTLFTGHIGCGKSTELLRLQAELEKLGFQVVYFESSDDLEMTDVDIADVLLAIARRVSQSLDKITLEPPNKFNELLQGAWKVLNSEVTGVKVKVPNVGDFGVTSEKDKLSLSVGIGEITSKMKNDPTLREKLNQYLAPQKTKLLEAINQELLEPAIAKLKQQGKNGLVVIVDNLDRIDNRVKPWGRPQQEYLFVDQGEFLTKLNCHLIYTMPLSLKFSNDYGMLTQRFPEDPKVLPMVPVQKTDGSVHLQGMALMQQMVLARAFPDITPEERLNKITEIFDSAASLERLCKMSGGHVRDVLRLLNTWIMEEMSLPLTRDTLEQVIRSRRNEIMLPISDDEWQLLRHVKERKKVSDDQGYQKLIRSRFVFEYRDGGESWFDVNPVLAEARELNVP, from the coding sequence ATGTCCATAGATTTACGGGAATTTTATCAGGCTACCGACCCCAGCAGAACTCTGTTTGTTAACAATAGCTCTGATGGCAAGTATTATATAGATTTTTCTTCAGTTCGGGGTGGTGATATTCTGGGCAAGCTGAAGCAGAAAATTACTTTTTTTAAGCCCAATGAACCCACTTGCACTTTATTTACTGGGCATATTGGTTGTGGAAAATCGACGGAATTATTACGGTTACAGGCAGAACTGGAAAAATTAGGCTTCCAAGTGGTCTATTTTGAGTCCAGTGACGACCTGGAAATGACTGATGTTGATATTGCTGATGTGCTACTAGCGATCGCTCGGCGGGTGAGTCAAAGTTTGGATAAAATTACTCTGGAGCCACCTAACAAATTTAACGAGTTGCTCCAAGGTGCTTGGAAAGTCTTAAACTCCGAGGTGACGGGGGTAAAAGTTAAGGTTCCCAATGTCGGCGATTTTGGTGTCACCTCTGAAAAAGATAAGCTTTCTCTGTCTGTGGGCATTGGTGAAATCACTAGCAAGATGAAAAATGACCCAACGCTGCGAGAAAAACTCAATCAGTATTTAGCACCGCAAAAAACTAAACTGCTGGAAGCGATTAATCAAGAATTATTGGAACCTGCGATCGCTAAACTCAAACAGCAAGGTAAAAATGGTCTAGTGGTAATTGTCGATAATCTTGACCGCATAGATAATCGTGTCAAACCTTGGGGTCGTCCGCAGCAAGAATATTTATTTGTCGATCAAGGTGAGTTTTTGACTAAGCTGAATTGTCATCTCATCTACACCATGCCCTTGTCCTTGAAGTTTTCCAACGATTACGGAATGCTGACTCAGCGTTTCCCAGAAGATCCCAAGGTGTTACCAATGGTTCCTGTACAAAAGACTGATGGCAGTGTTCATTTACAGGGAATGGCACTGATGCAGCAGATGGTACTAGCAAGAGCTTTTCCTGACATCACACCAGAGGAGCGTTTAAATAAAATTACCGAGATTTTTGATAGTGCGGCTAGCCTAGAACGGTTATGTAAAATGAGCGGTGGTCATGTGCGGGATGTGCTGAGGCTGCTGAATACCTGGATTATGGAAGAAATGAGTCTTCCCTTAACCCGTGACACCTTAGAGCAAGTTATTCGTTCTCGGCGGAATGAAATAATGTTGCCGATTTCTGATGATGAGTGGCAATTGTTACGTCATGTCAAGGAAAGAAAAAAGGTGAGTGATGACCAAGGATATCAAAAACTGATCCGCAGTCGATTTGTCTTTGAATATCGGGATGGTGGCGAGTCTTGGTTTGATGTTAATCCGGTTTTAGCTGAAGCCAGAGAGTTGAACGTTCCTTAA
- a CDS encoding NifU family protein yields MELTIDNVETVLDEMRPYLMSDGGNVELVELDGPVVKLRLQGACGSCPSSAMTLRMGIERRLKEMIPEIAEIEQVV; encoded by the coding sequence ATGGAACTCACAATTGACAACGTTGAAACAGTCTTAGATGAAATGCGCCCTTATCTCATGTCTGATGGCGGCAATGTGGAACTCGTAGAACTCGATGGGCCTGTTGTAAAACTGCGCCTGCAAGGTGCATGTGGTTCTTGTCCCAGTTCGGCAATGACCCTGAGAATGGGTATTGAACGTCGCTTAAAAGAAATGATTCCTGAAATTGCGGAAATTGAACAAGTAGTGTAG
- a CDS encoding ATP-binding protein, which yields MTITANSQLPNVFSQNLESITSKTDGSLPALGAELVYTQDGAGRYLTFCWQHSELLGLNTEKIVDELNQTQTFVPVDKVNYLERLHRILTNLVPERFQCWFSYHQELFELDLVISPIMPSLGTTATTVLVMGRLVQATLNKKQARVASKTPTQIELALRSQQHQKLVNRITRNIRRTLDLDIIWQQTVDSLGKALRLERCIICPYQPSSSKVKVKAEYRQPELKSMLGSEIDIASEPAFTQALTTLEPVVMEVAGYKESGRQKTLVVATCYQDQANGLVALNWQDECYTLTESELELAKEAADQLGTAIAHATLYKELEIARQKAEEASRLKSEFLANVSHEIRTPLNGMIGFLKLILEGMADDPEEQNQFLAEAHNLSIHLLNIINDILDIAKIEAGKMELAYAPVKLDELFSAVESFMRPQAETKNLSFRMQMPATSDEIIVQSNYQGLLQVMLNLLGNAIKFTHEGGVTVSADLVLKKAKPNFQGQEFPGMVKVRVADTGIGVSLDKQDKLFQLFSQVDGSRTRQYGGTGLGLVISQKLVEAMGGEVHFYSLGEGLGSTVTFTVPLYQQPVMVSSNDSDSINSAE from the coding sequence ATGACTATTACTGCCAATTCCCAATTGCCAAATGTATTTTCCCAAAATCTGGAATCTATTACCAGTAAGACTGATGGCTCATTACCAGCTCTAGGAGCCGAGTTGGTATATACGCAAGACGGGGCAGGGCGCTATCTGACCTTTTGTTGGCAGCACAGCGAACTCCTGGGGTTAAATACCGAAAAAATAGTTGACGAGCTGAACCAGACCCAAACCTTTGTCCCGGTGGATAAGGTTAATTATTTGGAACGATTGCACCGAATTTTGACAAATTTGGTGCCAGAAAGGTTTCAGTGTTGGTTTAGCTACCACCAGGAATTATTTGAGTTGGACTTAGTTATAAGTCCGATTATGCCGAGTTTAGGAACAACTGCCACTACAGTTTTAGTGATGGGACGGTTAGTGCAAGCAACGCTGAACAAAAAACAAGCGCGTGTAGCATCCAAAACGCCCACACAAATAGAGTTGGCTTTACGATCGCAGCAACACCAAAAACTGGTAAATCGCATTACCAGAAATATCCGCAGGACATTGGATTTAGATATAATTTGGCAGCAAACAGTTGACAGTTTGGGGAAAGCACTGCGGCTAGAGCGCTGTATTATTTGTCCTTATCAACCCTCTAGCTCAAAAGTAAAAGTGAAGGCTGAGTATCGCCAGCCAGAACTCAAATCAATGCTTGGCTCAGAAATAGATATAGCTTCTGAGCCTGCTTTTACTCAGGCTTTGACAACCCTAGAACCAGTTGTGATGGAAGTCGCTGGATACAAGGAGTCTGGGCGGCAGAAAACTTTGGTGGTTGCAACTTGCTATCAAGACCAAGCGAATGGATTGGTTGCCTTGAATTGGCAGGATGAATGTTACACATTAACAGAATCGGAATTAGAACTAGCAAAAGAAGCAGCAGATCAATTAGGAACTGCGATCGCTCATGCTACTTTATATAAAGAATTAGAAATAGCGCGTCAAAAAGCCGAAGAAGCTTCCCGCCTCAAAAGCGAGTTTCTGGCTAATGTATCTCATGAAATTCGTACCCCTCTCAACGGCATGATTGGCTTTTTGAAGCTGATTTTGGAAGGGATGGCAGACGACCCAGAAGAACAAAACCAATTTTTGGCAGAAGCTCACAATTTATCGATACATCTGCTGAATATCATCAACGATATTTTGGACATTGCCAAAATTGAAGCTGGCAAAATGGAGTTAGCTTACGCTCCAGTCAAGCTAGATGAGCTATTCAGTGCTGTAGAAAGTTTCATGCGTCCCCAAGCAGAAACGAAAAACCTCAGCTTTCGGATGCAAATGCCTGCTACCTCTGATGAAATCATTGTCCAAAGCAACTACCAAGGCTTGCTACAAGTTATGCTCAATTTGCTAGGTAATGCCATCAAATTTACCCATGAAGGCGGTGTCACTGTCAGCGCCGATTTAGTACTCAAAAAAGCGAAGCCGAACTTTCAAGGTCAGGAATTTCCTGGGATGGTGAAAGTCCGTGTGGCAGATACTGGTATAGGTGTTTCTTTAGATAAACAAGATAAACTGTTTCAATTATTTTCTCAGGTGGATGGCTCCCGCACTCGCCAGTACGGCGGCACAGGTTTGGGACTGGTAATATCCCAGAAGCTAGTGGAGGCTATGGGCGGCGAGGTACATTTTTATAGCTTGGGTGAAGGACTTGGCTCAACAGTTACATTCACCGTGCCACTATATCAACAACCAGTTATGGTTTCGTCTAATGATAGCGACTCTATAAATAGTGCTGAATGA
- a CDS encoding 2-aminoethylphosphonate aminotransferase: protein MPNDKMILLNPGPVNLSDRVRNALLRPDLCHREVEFSQLQSRIREQLLQVYGLGSDRWAAVLLTGSGTAAMEATISSLVPRNGKLLVIENGVYGERLSKIAKIHEINYITLSHPWNAEIDINALVKLLDENTDITHLAVVHHETTTGRLNNLLELAPICQERQIKILVDGVSSFGAEELNFADWGITACAATANKCLHGVPGVSFVILQPDALPVDTIPRTLYLDLGTYCQQQDRGGTPFTQSVQTFYALTEALQEMTEAGGWRARHSHYNQLASLVRDGLASMGIKPLLPLGSSSVVLNAYYLPDGFSYEEFHDQLKAQNYIIYSGQGNLAQSIFRVSTMGAITQADMERFIVVVKQIIRNS from the coding sequence ATGCCCAATGACAAAATGATTTTACTAAATCCCGGCCCCGTAAATTTAAGCGATCGCGTCAGAAATGCGCTGTTGCGTCCCGATTTGTGTCATCGGGAAGTAGAATTTTCCCAACTTCAAAGCAGAATCCGCGAACAATTACTTCAAGTGTACGGTCTTGGAAGCGATCGCTGGGCAGCAGTTCTCCTCACTGGTTCTGGTACTGCCGCAATGGAAGCGACGATCAGCAGTTTAGTACCCAGAAATGGGAAATTACTAGTAATTGAAAACGGTGTCTACGGCGAACGACTATCCAAAATCGCCAAAATCCACGAAATCAATTACATCACACTTTCCCATCCTTGGAATGCCGAAATAGATATCAACGCTTTAGTCAAGCTTTTAGATGAAAACACCGACATCACCCACCTGGCTGTTGTCCATCACGAAACTACCACCGGTCGCCTCAATAATTTGCTAGAACTTGCGCCAATTTGTCAAGAACGCCAGATCAAAATATTAGTAGATGGTGTCAGCAGCTTTGGTGCAGAGGAACTAAATTTTGCAGATTGGGGAATTACTGCTTGCGCTGCAACAGCCAATAAATGTTTGCATGGGGTTCCCGGAGTGTCCTTTGTCATCCTGCAACCGGATGCACTACCAGTAGACACAATTCCCCGCACTTTATATTTAGATTTAGGAACTTATTGCCAGCAGCAAGACCGAGGCGGTACACCTTTTACGCAATCAGTACAGACATTTTATGCCTTAACAGAAGCTTTGCAAGAAATGACCGAAGCAGGGGGTTGGCGTGCCAGACACAGCCATTACAACCAACTTGCCAGCCTAGTCAGAGACGGATTAGCCTCAATGGGAATTAAACCTCTACTTCCTCTTGGCAGTTCATCCGTTGTCTTGAATGCCTACTACTTACCAGACGGTTTCAGCTATGAGGAATTTCACGACCAACTCAAAGCACAAAACTATATCATTTATTCTGGACAGGGAAATTTAGCCCAATCTATCTTCCGAGTATCAACAATGGGAGCTATTACCCAAGCTGACATGGAACGTTTTATTGTTGTTGTTAAACAAATTATTCGTAATTCGTAA
- a CDS encoding nSTAND1 domain-containing NTPase, whose product MSPEQPSEDEHVNSDVYDGLHLRSLKQLAWAIESSVGQFKLILARCNYGSLRDRLISRLQEICQVEIRVLAVQQSRKTLYTAIQEEFGEEIPACVMVVGLESVQNLSVMLTSANQVREEFRKNFAFPLVLWIDDEIYKQLIQLAPDLESWATTRNFEISTQELVDFVTETANSWFSDRLKFSVDVYVKLENELEAAQRYLLNQPDVYNLELQANLESLLGFLKQITNQKDLALQHYHKALELWQQSNNLERQIKILGEIGFCYYLKAFKHQDINHPDWQATWHYVQEYINFISRLRSPDLIANAVVKFGDILRDLQKWETLQSLAEQALVVHQTNNQLRELAKDYGFLAEVALAKRNWVEANQLVQQALKIFAAIPSVESASISGVVSEISARDFKSKDLSLYQFILGRSQYHLGQIQQANLSLETARDVGNPLEDVRLYLDILRFLQQIYFEQKEYLKAYKIKQRQRSIEQQFGLRAFIGAGRLEATKQAFVETLRSNSPQGNIAPEIAASGRLLDVERLIERMGRPDYKLIVIHGQSGVGKSSLVNAGLIPALKDKAIGVQDYMPVVMRVYTNWVEELGRLLGKSEEWGVCRDAIHRVFPEWRESELGTSTSELGTSTSELGTSASELGSSTSELGTSTSELGTSTSELGTSTSELGTSTSELGTSTSELGTSTFDIQNTHSLLLSSSSRPSADAIHRVSTKFLITQLRENEQRNLRTVLIFDQFEEFFFVYTEPAQRKQFFEFLGECLNVLSVKVILSLRVDYIHYLLECNDLPSLKIIGNDILSNNVLYKLGNFSPADTKSIIQRLTENTSFHLEPALVEQLVQDLAGELGEVRPIELQVVGAQLQTENITTLAEYRQRGTKDELVKRYLNEVVHDCGEENQQAADILLYLLTDEKGTRPLKTRAELERDLFAYFSEIPPTPLKKGGLISSIPFLRGSPQAGGSEARAEQASEISKLDLVLEIVVQSGLVVLLPENPADRYQLVHDYIAAFIRQQQEPKLKQVMAELENERKQRKLSDAKLNNFLKRALFGSVAAGLVLAGLTFTAWDAAQKAEQERKQAQISEINALANSSATFSASGQIWEALTEGLKANGKLKNAGKVAVDTQMRVVGSLQKAVYLQPENKFQELNTLEGHRREVRSVVFSPDGKGWLLLVLTTPSNSGMLPQAKLCKP is encoded by the coding sequence ATGAGTCCAGAACAACCATCAGAAGATGAGCATGTAAACAGTGATGTCTACGACGGGCTACACCTACGCTCTCTGAAACAATTAGCTTGGGCGATTGAATCCTCTGTAGGGCAGTTTAAGCTGATATTGGCACGGTGTAATTATGGTAGCTTGCGCGATCGCTTAATCTCCAGATTGCAGGAAATTTGTCAAGTTGAAATTCGTGTCTTGGCGGTGCAGCAATCTCGCAAAACTCTTTATACTGCGATTCAGGAAGAATTTGGCGAAGAGATACCAGCCTGTGTAATGGTTGTGGGTTTGGAATCAGTGCAGAATTTATCTGTGATGTTAACTTCTGCGAATCAGGTGCGGGAAGAGTTTCGCAAGAATTTTGCTTTTCCTTTAGTGTTGTGGATTGACGATGAAATCTATAAGCAACTAATACAGCTTGCGCCAGATTTGGAAAGTTGGGCAACTACGAGAAATTTTGAGATATCAACACAAGAATTAGTAGATTTTGTCACCGAAACGGCTAATTCTTGGTTTAGCGATCGCTTAAAATTTAGCGTAGATGTATATGTCAAGCTGGAAAATGAGTTAGAAGCAGCGCAAAGATATTTACTCAATCAGCCAGATGTTTATAATTTAGAACTTCAAGCTAATTTAGAATCTTTATTAGGTTTTCTCAAACAGATAACTAATCAAAAAGATTTGGCGCTACAGCATTATCACAAAGCTTTAGAGCTTTGGCAGCAAAGTAATAATTTAGAACGTCAGATAAAAATCCTCGGTGAAATCGGTTTTTGTTATTATCTCAAAGCTTTTAAACATCAAGATATTAATCATCCTGATTGGCAAGCAACTTGGCATTATGTCCAAGAGTATATAAATTTTATTAGCCGGTTGAGAAGTCCAGATTTAATTGCTAATGCAGTAGTTAAATTCGGTGATATTTTGCGAGACTTGCAAAAATGGGAAACTTTGCAGAGTCTTGCAGAACAAGCTTTAGTAGTACATCAAACTAATAACCAGCTAAGGGAATTAGCCAAAGATTACGGTTTTTTAGCTGAGGTGGCTTTGGCTAAAAGAAACTGGGTTGAAGCAAATCAGCTTGTTCAGCAAGCCTTGAAAATTTTTGCCGCTATTCCCAGTGTGGAATCAGCGAGTATATCAGGGGTTGTATCGGAGATTTCCGCAAGAGATTTTAAATCAAAAGATTTGAGTTTATATCAGTTTATTTTAGGTCGTTCTCAATACCATTTGGGTCAAATTCAACAGGCAAATCTCAGCTTAGAAACTGCTAGAGATGTGGGTAATCCCCTAGAAGATGTCAGGCTTTATTTGGATATTCTCCGTTTTTTACAGCAGATTTATTTTGAACAGAAAGAATATCTCAAAGCATACAAAATCAAACAGCGACAGCGTTCCATTGAACAGCAATTTGGTTTGCGGGCTTTTATTGGTGCGGGTAGGTTAGAAGCTACAAAACAGGCATTTGTAGAGACATTGCGCTCAAACTCTCCCCAAGGAAACATTGCCCCAGAAATTGCTGCATCTGGTCGTTTGTTGGATGTAGAACGTTTAATCGAACGCATGGGTCGCCCTGATTATAAGTTGATAGTAATTCATGGGCAATCGGGTGTTGGCAAAAGTTCTCTGGTGAATGCGGGACTGATACCAGCTTTAAAGGATAAAGCGATCGGTGTTCAAGATTATATGCCGGTAGTAATGCGTGTTTACACCAACTGGGTAGAAGAATTAGGCAGACTTTTGGGAAAAAGTGAGGAGTGGGGAGTTTGTAGAGACGCGATTCATCGCGTCTTTCCTGAATGGCGAGAGTCAGAACTCGGAACTTCGACCTCAGAACTCGGAACTTCGACCTCAGAACTCGGAACTTCAGCCTCAGAACTCGGAAGTTCAACCTCAGAACTCGGAACTTCAACCTCAGAACTCGGAACTTCGACCTCAGAACTCGGAACTTCGACCTCAGAACTCGGAACTTCGACTTCAGAACTCGGAACTTCGACTTCAGAACTCGGAACTTCGACCTTTGATATTCAAAATACCCACTCCTTACTTCTTTCTTCTTCTTCACGCCCTAGTGCAGACGCGATTCATCGCGTCTCTACAAAGTTTCTAATCACTCAACTACGCGAAAACGAACAGCGCAACCTGCGGACGGTGCTAATTTTCGATCAATTTGAAGAATTTTTCTTTGTTTACACCGAACCTGCACAAAGGAAGCAATTCTTTGAGTTTTTGGGAGAGTGTCTGAATGTTCTATCGGTGAAAGTTATCTTATCGCTGCGGGTGGATTACATTCATTACTTGCTAGAGTGCAATGATTTGCCCAGTCTCAAGATTATTGGCAATGACATTCTCAGTAATAATGTGCTTTACAAGTTGGGGAATTTCTCACCTGCTGATACGAAGTCAATTATTCAGCGTTTAACTGAAAATACTAGTTTTCATTTAGAACCTGCTTTAGTTGAACAACTGGTGCAAGATTTAGCCGGGGAATTGGGTGAAGTTCGTCCCATTGAGTTGCAGGTTGTGGGGGCGCAACTGCAAACTGAGAATATTACAACTCTGGCAGAATATCGGCAGCGTGGCACTAAGGACGAATTGGTTAAGCGTTATTTAAATGAAGTTGTTCATGATTGTGGTGAAGAAAATCAGCAAGCAGCAGACATATTACTGTATTTGCTGACGGATGAAAAAGGAACTCGCCCTCTGAAGACTCGCGCTGAGTTGGAACGCGATTTGTTCGCGTATTTCTCGGAGATCCCCCCAACCCCCCTTAAAAAGGGGGGCTTAATTTCTTCAATCCCCTTTTTAAGGGGGTCGCCACAGGCGGGGGGATCGGAAGCTAGGGCGGAACAAGCTTCTGAAATCAGTAAATTAGATTTAGTGTTAGAAATTGTTGTCCAATCCGGCTTAGTGGTTTTGTTACCAGAAAACCCGGCTGACCGTTATCAACTTGTACATGACTACATCGCCGCCTTTATCCGCCAGCAACAGGAACCGAAGTTAAAGCAGGTAATGGCGGAACTGGAAAATGAACGAAAACAAAGAAAACTGAGTGACGCGAAACTAAATAACTTTCTCAAACGCGCCCTTTTTGGTTCAGTTGCAGCTGGATTAGTCTTAGCTGGACTAACATTTACAGCCTGGGATGCAGCACAAAAGGCAGAACAGGAAAGAAAACAAGCTCAAATCAGTGAAATTAACGCCCTTGCTAACTCTTCAGCCACCTTTTCTGCCTCTGGGCAAATCTGGGAGGCACTGACAGAAGGCTTAAAAGCGAATGGAAAACTGAAAAATGCCGGGAAGGTGGCGGTAGATACCCAGATGCGGGTTGTGGGAAGTTTGCAGAAAGCTGTGTACTTACAACCAGAAAACAAATTCCAAGAACTGAATACATTAGAAGGTCATCGCCGTGAAGTCAGAAGCGTGGTGTTCAGCCCTGATGGGAAAGGCTGGCTTCTGCTAGTGTTGACAACACCATCAAACTCTGGGATGCTGCCACAGGCAAAGCTCTGCAAACCCTGA
- the lepA gene encoding translation elongation factor 4: MTDVPAVRIRNFCIIAHIDHGKSTLADRLLQATGTVEDRQMKEQFLDNMDLERERGITIKLQAARMNYTAKDGQQYVLNLIDTPGHVDFSYEVSRSLVACEGALLVVDASQGVEAQTLANVYLALESNLEIIPVLNKIDLPGAEPERVIGEIEEIIGLDCSGAILASAKEGIGINEILEAVVERIPPPPNTINERLRALIFDSYYDSYRGVIVYFRVMDGTVKKGDRIHLMASGKEFEIDELGVLSPTQKQVEELHAGEVGYLGASIRAVADARVGDTITLSKAKAESPLPGYAEANPMVFCGMFPIDADQFEDLREALEKLELNDAALHYEPETSSAMGFGFRCGFLGLLHMEIVQERLEREYNLDLIITAPSVVYKVITLKGEELYIDNPSRLPSPNDRERIEEPYVQVEMITPETYVGSLMELSQNRRGIFKDMKYLTQGRTTLTYELPLAEVVTDFFDQMKSRSRGYASMEYHIIGYRENPLVKLDIMINGDPVDSLAMIVHRDKAYNVGRAMAEKLKELIPRHQFKVPIQASIGSKVIASEHIPALRKDVLAKCYGGDISRKKKLLQKQAKGKKRMKSVGTVDVPQEAFMAVLRLDQN, encoded by the coding sequence ATGACTGACGTTCCCGCAGTTCGCATTCGCAATTTTTGTATTATTGCTCACATCGACCACGGGAAATCAACCCTCGCCGATCGCTTGCTACAAGCTACTGGCACTGTTGAAGACCGACAGATGAAGGAACAGTTTCTCGACAACATGGATCTGGAAAGGGAGCGCGGCATTACGATTAAGCTGCAAGCTGCCCGGATGAATTACACAGCGAAAGATGGTCAGCAGTATGTGCTGAACTTGATTGATACTCCGGGACACGTGGATTTCTCTTATGAAGTTTCTCGCTCTCTTGTTGCTTGTGAAGGAGCGCTATTGGTAGTAGATGCGTCCCAAGGTGTGGAGGCGCAAACTTTGGCTAATGTATATTTAGCGTTAGAGAGTAACCTGGAAATTATCCCGGTTTTGAATAAAATTGATTTGCCAGGGGCTGAACCAGAACGGGTAATTGGCGAAATTGAAGAAATTATCGGTTTAGATTGCAGTGGTGCGATTCTGGCTTCTGCTAAAGAAGGAATTGGTATTAATGAGATTTTAGAAGCAGTTGTCGAGCGGATACCGCCACCGCCAAATACCATAAATGAACGCTTACGAGCGTTAATATTTGATAGTTATTACGACAGTTACCGGGGAGTGATTGTGTATTTCCGGGTGATGGATGGCACCGTCAAAAAAGGCGATCGCATCCATTTAATGGCATCCGGTAAAGAATTTGAAATTGATGAATTGGGTGTCCTTTCTCCGACTCAAAAGCAAGTTGAAGAACTGCACGCTGGGGAAGTAGGCTATTTGGGAGCGTCAATTAGAGCCGTAGCTGATGCACGGGTAGGAGACACAATTACCCTCAGTAAGGCGAAAGCGGAGTCACCATTACCAGGCTACGCAGAAGCAAACCCGATGGTTTTTTGCGGGATGTTCCCCATTGATGCCGATCAATTTGAAGATTTGCGGGAAGCCTTGGAAAAGCTGGAACTTAACGATGCAGCGTTGCACTACGAACCAGAAACTTCCAGCGCGATGGGGTTTGGCTTCCGTTGCGGGTTTTTAGGTTTGCTGCACATGGAAATTGTCCAGGAACGTCTAGAGCGAGAGTATAACCTCGATTTGATCATTACAGCCCCCTCGGTGGTTTATAAGGTGATTACTCTCAAAGGTGAAGAACTGTACATCGATAATCCGAGCCGTTTGCCTTCGCCCAACGATCGCGAAAGAATTGAAGAACCCTACGTCCAAGTAGAGATGATTACGCCGGAAACTTATGTTGGCAGCTTGATGGAGTTGTCACAAAATCGCCGTGGCATCTTCAAAGATATGAAATATCTCACTCAAGGACGAACCACACTTACTTATGAGCTACCCTTGGCGGAAGTTGTGACTGACTTTTTCGATCAAATGAAATCGCGATCGCGCGGCTACGCCAGTATGGAATATCACATCATTGGCTACCGTGAGAATCCTCTGGTGAAGTTGGATATCATGATTAACGGCGATCCTGTGGATTCCTTGGCGATGATTGTCCATCGAGATAAAGCTTACAACGTCGGGCGGGCAATGGCAGAAAAACTCAAGGAACTAATTCCCCGCCATCAATTCAAAGTCCCAATTCAGGCATCTATTGGTAGTAAAGTTATCGCCAGCGAACATATCCCTGCTTTGCGGAAAGATGTGCTTGCCAAGTGCTACGGTGGTGATATCAGTCGGAAGAAGAAACTTTTGCAGAAGCAAGCAAAAGGTAAAAAGCGGATGAAATCTGTAGGTACTGTGGATGTACCCCAGGAAGCTTTTATGGCAGTACTGCGCTTGGATCAAAACTAA